The sequence AAGTTCCTGCTGATAGTGTATTTATGATTATTAAAAAGTAATTGATACATATCAAATCCCAAGCTATATTCAAAAAACAATCTGAAATACCCCGACTTAATCTGCAAAAACCGCTTAAGTTTTCATAAATACAAGGAACCCGAATGAAAATAACTGCTGAACAGCTGAATTCGACATTTTTAAGAAAAAGCCTGAACAGTGGCAGAGCAGGAGAATTTACTCTGGACGGCAACATGATGCATATTTTTTTTTCGGTCAAGGAAGATGAACCAGCTTCACAAATAGTTGAGGAATCAGGACTATCTCCGCAAAAAGTAGCTTTGTTGCTTTCCAGGCTGATCGAATTGGGACTCCTTGAAAAATATGAACCAAAGTCACTGTATCTTGGGAATGATTTTTTTTCAGCCCTGGAATTGAATCTTAAAAGGGCAATAGGCCCCATGGCCGAATTTCTGATTGAGGAGGCCATGGAAGAATCAGGTCTATCCAGAAATAATTTAAAAAAAGAAAATGGTGCTGCAATCATCAGGGCAATTGCATCTGAAATTACAGATAATATATCAAAACAGTCATTTATTAAAATAATGGCTGAATACTTAAGATGAGATAAGGGAGGAAACGATGGACGGCCAAATAAACCAGGATAAGGGCAGTACCGGAATAAAGTTTGGGATTTCACAGAAGTTGAGCATTCTTATTCTTATAGTGTCTGTTTTCCCTTTACTGATCTTAGGTATCTCAAATTATATTCATAATATGAATGTACTGAGAGCCGATGCTGAAAATCTTCTGTCCCAGACCGCAAGTGGAATGGCAGGGCAGGTGAATGAGTGGATAGATAAAAATACGAGAAGCCTGATAATGGTTTCAAAACAGCCTGGTATCCAGTCAATGGAAAAAGACTCCCAGGACAAAATAATCAAATCGTTTCAGGAGGAATTTCCTTGGGTCTATCTTGTCTTCACCGTTGATAAATCAGGCCATAATATTTCAAGGACAGATAATGGTGAGGCTCAGAACTACTCTGACAGAGGCTATTTCAAAGAAGTAATGTCTGGCAAGGCATTTGCTTTTGAGACTCTTATCGGCAAAACTTCAAAAAAACCAGCGCTTGTAATGGCTGTGCCTATTAAAAGCGGGGATGAAATTATTGGCGTTCTTGGAGCTGCTATGAATATTGATAGACTTTCCACTACAGTTGCCACATGGAAAAATGGCAGAACAGGTTATGCTTTTATGGTGGATGGGGAAAACAAGGTAATATCGCATCCTAAACCGGAATATAATCTTGAACAGAAAAATCTTAGTGATGATCCTTTAATAAAAGCTGCCAGATCCGGCAATTCTTCCAAGCCAGTGTATTTCAAGAATGAAATGGGCCAGAGTGTATTGGCCGTAAGTGTTAAAGTATCAAATGACTGGATGCTTTCTGTCAGGCAGGATGAATCAGAAATTTTTGCCAGCATCAGGCAGTTCCAGATACTTGCCATTGCTATTTTGTTGTTGTCAACGCTGATATCAGTGATTCTGGCGGTTATTGTTGGAAAATCCATCACCAGGCCAGTCCTTTTCCTGGCGGATGCCGCAAACAAGATGAGTCTTGGTGAAATGGACTTGAAAATTGATATTGATACAAAAGACGAGATCGGAGTACTTGCCGAATCAATTTCAAGGCTTCAGACAAGCCTTGTCATTGCCTTAAAAAGGCTCAAAAAATAAGTCCGCATATTTTTGATGGATTCGCAAAAAGTCCCAAAAAGGCGTCGGCGTCATGCCGGACTTGATCCGGTATTCAGTCTTTTCAGTAAGTTATGGATTCAGGCCTGCACCGGAATGTCGGGAATAGGGCTTTTTGCGACCTTGTCATTTTTGTACCCCTCATGGCTATTAAAACCATGAGGGGGTTTTTTATATTACGGGCGGACGATGGAACTTCTGCCATTCTTTTTTATAGATTTCTACTTCTTCATTCCACTTATGTTCATCCCAGCCTAAAACAGGTTTAACTATTTGCCCAAGTTCATCCAAAATTTCGCTACCACCATTTGGAAGTAGAAGCCCGAGTCTTGTTCTTCTCTGAAGAAGATCGGAAAGATGGCGGATTTGCTCGTTTGCTGAGCTGAATTTTAATTCAGCCCATGTTATTTCACAGCCAGATATTTCTGTAACCTTGCCATCCCATCCTTTGATAATATCATGTGCATTTTTTCCATATCTTCCTGAAAGCCTTTTCCATGCTCTCTCTGAAATCAGATCGCTGTCTGAGCGAGTTGAAGCGTTTAAAGTGAAAGCAGGCTGTTTCTCGTTTATTCCCTTATTTATAGATATATATGCTTTTGCGGCTTTGAGTGCGTCCCAGGCAAGCTTTCTGAAAGTTGTAAGTTTACCGCCGGTAACTGTTACAAGACCTTTATTCTCCCAGACTGCGTGCTCCCTGGATTCTTTTGACGGAGGCACATTACCCCTGCTTAACACAGGTCTTATTCCGGAAAATGATGATATGGCATCTTTGATGCCTTTGCCAAGGCTTCCGAAATAGTAATCAAGAGCCTCAATAAGATAAACAGCCTCCTGTTTTGTCATTGATGGTTCTTTACTCAGATCATTTTTGTGGTCAATGTCAGTGGTTCCAAAAATATATACGGATTCCCACGGAATAATGAAAAGAGGGCGCTTGTCAGAAGGGTGGATAAGTGTGACTGCGTCGTTAAAGGAAAAAGTTTCTTTTGGAAATACAAGATGGCTGCCCCTGAGAGGCCTCAGGTGATAAGCAGGATTTGGTGATTTCATAATGCTCTCAGCCCAAGCTCCTGTGGCATTAATTACAGCTTTTGTCTTGATTTCATGGGGCTTTCCTGTCTCTATATCTTGAACCGTTACCGCATTTACCATGCCCTTGAGGTCTCTGTGGATATCCGTAAGCCTGGTATAATTAACTGAATAGCCTCCAAGAGCCTTCGATTCACTTATGAGTCTCTGTACAAGCCTTGAATCGTCAACCTGGGCATCATGAAAATAAAAACCACCCTTTAAGCCTTTTTTATCAAGCCCCGGCAGAATTTTTGTAAATTCATCTCTGTCGAGATAATGATGCTGTTTTTTTTTTGATATCAGGTCGTATACCGTAAGGCCTGTTTCAAGCATCAGTTTTCCAGGGCCCTTGTCTTCGTATACAGGCATATAAAATCCAAGGGATGAGACAAGCCCCGGTGCTTCCCTGATTAGTCTTTCCCTGTGAATAACCGAATCCATGGTGAGATGGACTTTGCCTTCCTTGAGATACCGCAAACCACCGTGAATAAGTTTTGATGATTTGCTGGAAGTGCCCCATGCATAGTCCTTCTGTTCTATCAGAACTGCGCTAAGTCCCATTCTTATGGCTTCCCTTAAAACTCCGGCGCCCGTTATCCCTCCTCCGGCGATTACCACATCGGCACTTACAGGAAGACTCGAAAAATCCATTCATTCACCTTAAATCAAAAACTATAATATGTTTTAGTTCAAATATTATTGCTGCTGATAAGTTCTTTCCATGAGCTCGAACTCTGTTTCAGAGCACTTTTTACAACTGCTTCAACTACGTCTCCATCTTCTGATAACGCTCTTATGAA is a genomic window of Desulforegula conservatrix Mb1Pa containing:
- a CDS encoding HAMP domain-containing protein, which encodes MDGQINQDKGSTGIKFGISQKLSILILIVSVFPLLILGISNYIHNMNVLRADAENLLSQTASGMAGQVNEWIDKNTRSLIMVSKQPGIQSMEKDSQDKIIKSFQEEFPWVYLVFTVDKSGHNISRTDNGEAQNYSDRGYFKEVMSGKAFAFETLIGKTSKKPALVMAVPIKSGDEIIGVLGAAMNIDRLSTTVATWKNGRTGYAFMVDGENKVISHPKPEYNLEQKNLSDDPLIKAARSGNSSKPVYFKNEMGQSVLAVSVKVSNDWMLSVRQDESEIFASIRQFQILAIAILLLSTLISVILAVIVGKSITRPVLFLADAANKMSLGEMDLKIDIDTKDEIGVLAESISRLQTSLVIALKRLKK
- a CDS encoding glycerol-3-phosphate dehydrogenase/oxidase; translation: MDFSSLPVSADVVIAGGGITGAGVLREAIRMGLSAVLIEQKDYAWGTSSKSSKLIHGGLRYLKEGKVHLTMDSVIHRERLIREAPGLVSSLGFYMPVYEDKGPGKLMLETGLTVYDLISKKKQHHYLDRDEFTKILPGLDKKGLKGGFYFHDAQVDDSRLVQRLISESKALGGYSVNYTRLTDIHRDLKGMVNAVTVQDIETGKPHEIKTKAVINATGAWAESIMKSPNPAYHLRPLRGSHLVFPKETFSFNDAVTLIHPSDKRPLFIIPWESVYIFGTTDIDHKNDLSKEPSMTKQEAVYLIEALDYYFGSLGKGIKDAISSFSGIRPVLSRGNVPPSKESREHAVWENKGLVTVTGGKLTTFRKLAWDALKAAKAYISINKGINEKQPAFTLNASTRSDSDLISERAWKRLSGRYGKNAHDIIKGWDGKVTEISGCEITWAELKFSSANEQIRHLSDLLQRRTRLGLLLPNGGSEILDELGQIVKPVLGWDEHKWNEEVEIYKKEWQKFHRPPVI